CGGTGTCGACTGCATCAGCCTCTCCGGAAGATCGTCAGCGGCTGCTCGTCCTCACTCAGCGGGAACGCTCTGAGCTCGTTCGCTATGCGCGCACTGTTCGCGATGGCCCTGCGAAGACGGTCGAACTCTTCGGCGTTGTCGTAGATCCCGCGAGGGCCCTGAGCGTCGAGCAGCGTTCTGACCGTCTCCGCCGAGACCTCTCCCGTTTCGGAGAACTGAGTACACGCCAGTTGCCACGCGACGGCCATCGCGGCCGCACCTGCGCCGGCGACCTTCGTGAACTGTCTGCGATCGATCGTCATGTCGCCCCCTGCACCCGCGACTGCTGTCGCGATACCGGGGCTACCTTTCCGCTCCTCACTGTTCCTCTTGCTCACGCGGTCCCTTCGTGGCGGGGTGGTGGCTCATCTCGCAGGCGGACAACATGATAGTGAGGTCGTCTGTTCGCACGTGCGCCTTTGTATCGAGACGCCGTGATGCTCTAGCAGCCCCTCCTCGATTCCACTGCCACTGACTCAGAACACTATAAACTGTGTTCTACTCAGGGGCTTTTTGTTTTTCAAATCCTCTAGAAGTCCCTGCTCAGATCCGATCACCCAGGAGGGGGTTCAGGTCTCGCAGTTCCTCTTCTCCGATCTCAGCAGCCTTCGCGAGCACGTGGCCAGTTCTTTATCGCCTGCTCTGTATAATTCGAGTGCGGTGGGCATCCACCGTTGGAGATCGGCGATGCGCGTGTCGTGGCTCGGGTGGGTGCTGAGGATCTCGGGTGGTGCGCCGTCGCCATTGCTATCCACCATGCGTTCCCAAAAACCGATCGCCGCACGGGGGTCGTAGCCCGCTGCCGCCGCGAAGTATAGACCCACCTCGTCAGCCTCCGACTCGTGCAGTCGGCTGAACGGCAGCGCGATGCCGATCGAACTGAGTCCTGACAGTGCCTGCAACGTGGCGTCACGTTCCGATGCTGACATATCGCCTAGGGCCATCGACGCAAGCCCAAGCGTACCCTCCAGGAGGAGGCTCTGCGTTATCCGCTCGAGGCCGTGCTGCAACACTGCGTGGGCGATCTCGTGCCCCATGATGACTGCGAAACCGTTCTCGTCCCTGGTGATCGGCAGCAGACCCGTGTAGACGGCCGTCTTGCCTCCCGGCAACGCCCATGCGTTCGCTGTCTCGGGCTCGTCGATCAGGATGAACTCCCAATCGAAGGCCGACGTGGGCTCGGGGATCATCTGCTCGGCCGCGACGGCGATCCGCTGACCGATGAGTTGCACCATCTCAAAGGCGAGCCCGCTCGAAATCAGTTCGGACATCGACTTCGCCTCAGCGTAGGCATCGACGCCGAGCTGTAGTTCGATCTCTAACGGGATCAGCGGCTTTAGGCGGCTGCGTCCCGTGATGGGAGTGGTCGCACACGAGGCGAGCGACAGTGCCAGCATCAGGACGACTAGGGCGCGAATCCGCATGGCGAGCCTCCGATCAGTTGAACTGAGGAACTGTAATAGTGACCACGAATCCACTGCGGCAAGTGTACTCCACATATCGCACCAATCGCTGCGCGTCTAACACCCCTGCGACGCCGGGTAGGCGCTCACCTCTTGTTAGCCCAAGCTGACGGGCCCGCGAGTTTCATCTTTCTCTTTGCAACAACTCCGCTGAGGACGCTTCGTCGAGGTGCACTGTTCAGCGACTGAGTGTACGATCCAAGAAGCCGAGTACCCTCGGCCAAGCATCGACGCGGGCCTGCGCGTCGGCCTCTGGTGTGCCACCACTTCGAGG
Above is a window of Longimicrobiales bacterium DNA encoding:
- a CDS encoding M48 family metallopeptidase translates to MRIRALVVLMLALSLASCATTPITGRSRLKPLIPLEIELQLGVDAYAEAKSMSELISSGLAFEMVQLIGQRIAVAAEQMIPEPTSAFDWEFILIDEPETANAWALPGGKTAVYTGLLPITRDENGFAVIMGHEIAHAVLQHGLERITQSLLLEGTLGLASMALGDMSASERDATLQALSGLSSIGIALPFSRLHESEADEVGLYFAAAAGYDPRAAIGFWERMVDSNGDGAPPEILSTHPSHDTRIADLQRWMPTALELYRAGDKELATCSRRLLRSEKRNCET